One part of the Pyxidicoccus trucidator genome encodes these proteins:
- a CDS encoding DUF47 domain-containing protein — MLEKLMPKSDEFFDDFDAQCAVTVQGAKLLHELLSDYRDVPERVRALKDVEHRGDEVTHTAFNRLHKQFITPFDRGQIHTLLSRIDDVLDLANAAASRLHYYEIQSSLPDATELARLLVLSAQKVQEVVAALRLIKKPEQILAGCKEIKRLESQADEALRAGVGRLFKSGVDTLTVIKWKEIYDLIETATDKCQGVANIIEGVVLEHS, encoded by the coding sequence ATGCTCGAGAAGTTGATGCCCAAGTCGGATGAGTTCTTCGACGACTTCGACGCGCAGTGCGCCGTCACCGTGCAGGGCGCGAAGCTGCTGCACGAGCTGCTCAGTGACTACCGCGACGTGCCGGAGCGCGTCCGTGCGCTCAAGGACGTGGAGCATCGCGGGGACGAAGTCACGCACACCGCCTTCAACCGGCTCCACAAGCAGTTCATCACCCCGTTCGACCGGGGGCAGATCCACACGCTGCTGTCGCGCATCGACGACGTGCTGGACCTGGCCAACGCCGCCGCGTCGCGGCTGCACTACTACGAAATCCAGAGCAGCCTGCCGGACGCCACGGAGCTGGCGCGGCTGCTGGTGCTGAGCGCCCAGAAGGTCCAGGAGGTGGTGGCGGCGCTGCGGCTCATCAAGAAGCCGGAGCAGATCCTCGCCGGCTGCAAGGAAATCAAGCGGCTGGAGTCCCAGGCGGACGAGGCGCTGCGCGCCGGAGTCGGCCGGCTCTTCAAGAGCGGCGTGGATACCCTCACCGTCATCAAGTGGAAGGAGATCTACGACCTCATCGAGACGGCCACGGACAAGTGCCAGGGCGTGGCCAACATCATCGAGGGCGTGGTGCTGGAGCACTCCTGA
- a CDS encoding zinc-dependent alcohol dehydrogenase family protein: MRAFELRGTGGIDSWVQAERPEPKPGPGQALVRIRAVSLNYRDLFIALGRYPGNRPLSLIPASDGAGEVVAVGANVTRVKPGDRVAPTFFQTWTDGPRTPEKTANALGGSVDGVLAEYVAVDAEGLVHLPEHLTFEEGATLPCAAVTAWNSLVSEGGLKAGQTVLAQGTGGVSIFALQLARALGARVLITSSQDSKLERAKALGADGTINYKKHPNWEEQVLELTGGQGVDHVLEVGGAETFPRSIRATRPGGHISLIGMLSGGGARPDPALSGPKKLDVQSTYVGSRAMFEDMNRVISQRQLKPVIDRVFPFEQAREALRHMEAGAHFGKLVISV; encoded by the coding sequence ATGAGAGCCTTCGAACTACGAGGAACGGGCGGCATCGACAGCTGGGTCCAGGCGGAGCGGCCGGAGCCGAAGCCGGGTCCGGGGCAGGCCCTCGTCCGAATCCGGGCGGTGTCCCTCAACTACCGGGACCTGTTCATCGCGCTCGGCAGGTATCCAGGCAACCGTCCCCTGTCCCTCATCCCCGCCTCGGACGGTGCGGGCGAGGTCGTCGCCGTGGGGGCCAACGTCACGCGGGTGAAGCCCGGGGACCGCGTGGCCCCCACCTTCTTCCAGACGTGGACGGACGGTCCGAGGACTCCCGAGAAGACCGCCAATGCCCTGGGAGGCAGCGTGGACGGCGTGCTCGCGGAGTACGTCGCCGTGGACGCGGAGGGCCTGGTGCACCTGCCGGAGCACCTCACCTTCGAGGAAGGCGCCACCCTGCCCTGCGCGGCCGTCACCGCGTGGAACTCGTTGGTGTCCGAGGGTGGGTTGAAGGCGGGGCAGACGGTGCTGGCGCAGGGCACCGGTGGTGTCTCCATCTTCGCGCTGCAGCTCGCACGCGCGCTGGGTGCCCGCGTCCTCATCACCTCCAGCCAGGACTCGAAGCTGGAGCGCGCGAAGGCGCTCGGGGCGGACGGCACCATCAACTACAAGAAGCACCCGAACTGGGAGGAGCAGGTCCTGGAGCTGACGGGTGGGCAGGGCGTGGACCACGTCCTGGAAGTGGGCGGCGCGGAGACGTTCCCCCGCTCCATCCGCGCCACGCGGCCCGGCGGGCACATCTCCCTCATCGGCATGCTCAGCGGCGGCGGCGCCAGGCCGGACCCCGCCCTGAGTGGACCGAAGAAGCTCGACGTCCAGAGCACCTATGTGGGCAGCCGCGCCATGTTCGAGGACATGAACAGGGTCATCTCCCAGCGCCAGCTCAAGCCCGTCATCGACCGCGTCTTTCCGTTCGAGCAGGCCCGCGAGGCGCTGCGCCACATGGAGGCGGGCGCCCACTTCGGGAAGCTCGTCATCAGCGTCTGA
- the trxA gene encoding thioredoxin translates to MAGEVIELGDADFKREVLEAQGPVVVDFTANWCPPCRIISPMLDALATEYEGRMKFTKISTDDHMATAQQYGIRSLPTLLIFKEGKVVKQLVGAMPRKRLEEELRPHL, encoded by the coding sequence ATGGCAGGGGAAGTCATCGAGCTGGGGGATGCGGACTTCAAGCGCGAGGTCCTCGAGGCCCAGGGGCCGGTGGTGGTGGACTTCACCGCCAACTGGTGCCCTCCGTGCCGCATCATCTCGCCCATGCTGGACGCGCTGGCGACGGAGTACGAGGGGCGGATGAAGTTCACCAAGATTTCCACCGACGACCACATGGCGACGGCGCAGCAGTACGGCATCCGCTCCCTGCCCACCCTGCTCATCTTCAAGGAGGGCAAGGTGGTGAAGCAGCTCGTCGGCGCCATGCCGCGCAAGCGCCTGGAGGAAGAGCTGCGCCCGCACCTCTAG
- a CDS encoding LysR family transcriptional regulator, which produces MLLFAEVVATGGITAAAERLGLRKSTVSRRLSALEARLGIRLLERNTRRLRLTEAGRDYHAHCARLVSEAREVNRAVSESRGTPQGTLRIATLSLLGELLTPLISEFLLRQPLMRVELSLAEAHVDLIAEEYDLALRTGPLADSTLVARRLGRLRTGYYASPTYLSRHGTPRTSEELKGHECVLLAEPGTDEVWFFGEGKRARTVPVSGRLRVPSVRAGQSAARAGLGVVRLPASLVVDDVRGGMLVPVLEDQTPPGIPVFAVYPSSRQLPPKVRAFLTLLSERSASLPWEGMG; this is translated from the coding sequence ATGCTCCTCTTCGCCGAAGTCGTGGCGACGGGCGGCATCACTGCCGCCGCCGAGCGGCTGGGCCTGCGCAAGTCCACCGTGAGCCGCCGGCTCTCCGCCCTGGAGGCGCGGCTGGGCATCCGCCTGCTCGAGCGCAACACGCGCCGCCTGCGCCTCACCGAGGCCGGGCGGGACTACCACGCCCACTGCGCGCGGCTCGTCTCCGAGGCCCGCGAGGTCAACCGCGCGGTGAGCGAGTCACGCGGCACGCCCCAGGGCACGCTGCGCATCGCCACCCTCTCCCTGCTCGGCGAGCTGCTCACGCCCCTCATCTCCGAGTTCCTCCTCCGCCAGCCGCTGATGCGCGTGGAGCTGTCCCTCGCCGAGGCCCACGTGGACCTCATCGCCGAGGAGTACGACCTGGCCCTGCGCACCGGGCCGCTCGCGGACTCCACGCTGGTGGCCCGCCGCCTGGGCCGCCTGCGCACGGGCTACTACGCCAGCCCCACCTACCTCAGCCGTCACGGCACGCCCCGCACCTCCGAGGAGCTGAAGGGCCACGAGTGCGTCCTCCTCGCCGAGCCCGGCACCGACGAGGTCTGGTTCTTCGGCGAGGGCAAGCGCGCGAGGACGGTGCCCGTCTCCGGCCGGCTGCGCGTGCCCAGCGTGCGCGCCGGCCAGTCCGCGGCCCGCGCGGGCCTGGGCGTGGTGCGACTGCCGGCGTCACTCGTCGTGGACGACGTGCGCGGAGGAATGCTCGTCCCCGTCCTGGAGGACCAGACGCCTCCGGGCATCCCCGTGTTCGCCGTCTACCCCAGCAGCCGCCAGCTCCCGCCCAAGGTGCGCGCCTTCCTGACGCTGCTGTCCGAGCGCAGCGCCTCACTCCCGTGGGAGGGCATGGGTTAG
- the dusA gene encoding tRNA dihydrouridine(20/20a) synthase DusA: MMPPRPMPLCVAPMMDWTDRNCRYFHRLLSRHTLLYTEMVTTGAVLHGDRERLLGYELAEHPVALQLGGSEPAALAESARIGEEWGYDEINLNVGCPSDRVQSGRFGACLMAEPDLVARLVGAMREAVRIPVTVKSRIAIDELEEWPTLEDFVRKVSAAGCTRFIIHARKAWLQGLSPKENRDVPPLRYDLVYRLKSEFPHLDISINGGIKTLDATAEHLKHVDGVMLGRAVYESPYLLAEADRRFFGAEEAPPERHAVVEAMLPYIERRMKQGAPLGAMTRHMLGLFQGLPGARAWRRHLSENAHKSGAGPEVLVAALAKVRRAPEAEVAA; this comes from the coding sequence ATGATGCCGCCTCGCCCCATGCCGCTGTGTGTCGCGCCGATGATGGACTGGACGGACCGGAACTGCCGGTACTTCCACCGGCTGCTCAGCCGCCACACGCTCCTCTACACGGAGATGGTGACCACCGGCGCCGTCCTGCACGGCGACCGGGAGCGACTGCTGGGCTACGAGCTCGCGGAGCACCCGGTGGCGCTGCAGTTGGGAGGCTCGGAGCCCGCCGCGCTCGCCGAGTCGGCGCGCATCGGCGAGGAGTGGGGCTACGACGAAATCAACCTCAACGTCGGCTGCCCGAGTGACCGCGTCCAGTCCGGCCGCTTCGGCGCGTGCCTCATGGCCGAGCCCGACCTGGTCGCACGGTTGGTGGGCGCGATGCGCGAGGCGGTGCGAATCCCGGTGACGGTGAAGTCGCGCATCGCCATCGACGAGTTGGAGGAGTGGCCCACGCTGGAGGACTTCGTGCGGAAGGTGTCCGCCGCGGGCTGCACGCGCTTCATCATCCATGCGCGCAAGGCGTGGTTGCAGGGGCTGAGCCCGAAGGAGAACCGGGACGTGCCGCCGCTGCGCTACGACCTGGTGTACCGGCTCAAGTCCGAGTTCCCGCACCTGGACATCAGCATCAACGGCGGCATCAAGACGCTGGACGCCACCGCCGAGCACCTGAAGCACGTGGACGGGGTGATGCTGGGCCGCGCCGTCTACGAGAGCCCGTATCTGCTGGCCGAGGCGGACCGTCGCTTCTTCGGCGCCGAGGAGGCCCCGCCCGAGCGCCATGCGGTGGTGGAGGCGATGCTCCCGTACATCGAGCGGCGCATGAAGCAGGGAGCGCCGCTGGGGGCGATGACGCGGCACATGCTGGGGCTGTTCCAGGGCCTGCCCGGTGCGCGCGCGTGGCGCAGGCACCTGAGTGAGAACGCGCACAAGTCCGGCGCGGGGCCCGAGGTGCTCGTGGCCGCGCTCGCGAAGGTGCGCCGCGCGCCCGAGGCCGAGGTGGCGGCGTAG
- a CDS encoding imm11 family protein, translating into MQSEYFIIERAASNSHPLLGWAQSGSAFYKGKPVTVTEPIRLRLNEPIPAVPVMVDHHSLPDPVFSTRLRDVLEPLQLHRVQLVPADVRVKEDDVRRYWLLHVFNEIACLDRQRSVFDSYSDGDVADIEKLVLHEETLRELPLEKRLVFILAEVTSMCLFHRSVVDRVLSLSPPAEGVRFIPVEAWNDSAGFS; encoded by the coding sequence ATGCAGAGTGAATACTTCATCATCGAGCGAGCCGCGTCCAACAGCCACCCATTGCTCGGATGGGCCCAAAGCGGGAGCGCCTTCTACAAGGGGAAGCCCGTCACGGTGACAGAGCCCATCAGACTTCGTCTGAATGAGCCCATCCCCGCCGTCCCCGTCATGGTGGACCACCACAGCCTTCCCGATCCGGTGTTCTCAACCCGTCTTCGAGATGTGCTGGAGCCACTCCAGCTTCACCGCGTGCAGCTCGTGCCCGCTGACGTGCGGGTGAAGGAAGACGATGTGCGGCGCTACTGGCTCCTGCACGTCTTCAATGAGATTGCCTGCCTGGATCGGCAACGCTCGGTCTTCGACTCCTACTCGGATGGCGATGTCGCCGACATCGAGAAGCTGGTGCTCCATGAGGAGACGCTTCGTGAACTGCCTCTGGAAAAGCGCCTCGTGTTCATCCTGGCCGAGGTCACGTCGATGTGCCTCTTCCACCGCTCGGTCGTGGACCGGGTGTTGTCGCTCTCCCCTCCCGCGGAAGGGGTGCGCTTCATCCCGGTAGAGGCCTGGAACGACTCCGCCGGGTTCAGCTGA
- a CDS encoding AHH domain-containing protein — translation MGMSEAAPMPVIIRGRRVMFLPSRPGDGPQPLKRPPCSYCGKPGHAFAPTWGSHLGSSGVLRDNILGKREADAHRWYTGRWSISAHHLICSEAMADDDDWATYCHEFGYDINRRENGVILPSRMGVACELHVPVHRGNHVEGWAYDVQLAYPKAVMAELRRIRAQVAHGAYCSNPAALIQRLDELSARILVKVARFRWTLSSDGLDYQDDGVGCAGVTSITDKPRRPCPHARKHGSKHGVTGEALTRHPLSVGG, via the coding sequence ATGGGGATGTCCGAGGCTGCGCCCATGCCGGTCATCATCCGGGGCCGCCGCGTCATGTTCCTTCCCTCCCGCCCGGGGGACGGGCCACAGCCCCTGAAGCGACCGCCGTGCAGCTACTGCGGCAAGCCCGGCCATGCTTTCGCGCCGACGTGGGGGAGCCACCTCGGCAGCTCCGGTGTGCTGCGTGACAACATCCTGGGGAAGCGCGAGGCGGATGCACACCGGTGGTACACGGGGCGCTGGTCCATCTCCGCGCACCACCTCATCTGCTCGGAAGCCATGGCGGACGACGACGACTGGGCCACGTACTGCCACGAGTTCGGCTACGACATCAACCGGAGGGAGAACGGCGTCATCCTCCCCTCGCGCATGGGCGTGGCTTGCGAGCTCCATGTCCCCGTCCACCGAGGCAACCACGTCGAGGGCTGGGCCTATGACGTCCAGCTGGCCTACCCGAAGGCCGTCATGGCGGAGCTGAGGCGTATCCGAGCCCAGGTTGCACACGGGGCCTATTGCAGCAACCCGGCAGCCCTTATCCAGCGCCTCGATGAGCTGAGCGCGAGGATCCTGGTGAAGGTCGCGCGCTTCCGCTGGACCCTCTCAAGCGACGGGCTCGACTACCAAGACGATGGAGTGGGATGTGCTGGGGTAACGAGCATCACCGACAAGCCCCGGCGCCCATGTCCTCATGCCCGGAAGCATGGCAGCAAACATGGCGTCACGGGAGAGGCGCTCACGCGCCATCCACTGAGCGTTGGAGGCTAG
- a CDS encoding serine/threonine-protein kinase: MVERRGLGTYGAVYRAVDVETARGSVALKVALHPGDERFAREVELLSRIRHPCVPRLVDHGVWQQPAGRCNPYLAMELVDGVSLYNWAREHRPTSRQVLRVLASLARALEATHGAGGVHRDVKGDNVLVSDADGRVFLTDFGSGHYLGAATLTEPPFPPGTPPYRSPEAWSSVRLPLQDSAVAYAPGPADDVFALGVTAFRLVTNEYPSLADPASRLGHVEGAGSSSARAVNARCCEALSELTSQMLSVSPEERGSARELAEALEEAADEVGPEADVPLFVWEAPRLVADVPLFVRQAPRLVEARAAPRHTVRRATGRTRRPWFVAASLGALALGAGWLLGVHSGDGAGKVHASVPEDARDGGAVAVGDSALTAPVSLKRTPFAGPAIAEEVPPQPVPGQTRPNALGRCPQSQVPINGGCWKKLALDAKDCGEGDIVYKGACYTPAYPPPRPSTSSPAGCPDD, from the coding sequence GTGGTGGAGCGACGCGGGCTGGGAACCTACGGCGCTGTCTATCGTGCCGTCGACGTGGAGACTGCACGAGGCTCCGTGGCCCTCAAGGTGGCCCTGCACCCCGGGGATGAGCGCTTCGCACGCGAGGTGGAGCTCCTCTCCCGCATCCGCCACCCGTGCGTCCCGCGCCTCGTGGATCATGGAGTCTGGCAACAGCCGGCGGGCCGCTGCAATCCGTACCTCGCCATGGAGCTGGTGGACGGCGTGTCGCTTTACAACTGGGCTCGGGAGCACCGGCCCACTTCCCGGCAGGTGCTTCGGGTCCTCGCCAGCCTCGCGCGGGCCCTGGAAGCCACGCATGGCGCGGGGGGCGTGCACCGTGACGTGAAGGGCGACAACGTGCTCGTGAGTGATGCGGATGGTCGGGTCTTCCTGACCGACTTCGGCTCCGGGCACTACCTGGGGGCCGCCACACTCACGGAACCGCCGTTTCCTCCCGGCACGCCGCCCTACCGCTCGCCGGAGGCGTGGAGCTCCGTGCGGCTCCCCCTCCAGGACTCGGCCGTGGCCTACGCGCCAGGGCCGGCAGATGATGTCTTCGCGCTCGGCGTCACCGCCTTCCGGCTGGTGACCAACGAGTACCCTTCCCTGGCGGACCCGGCGTCGCGTTTGGGGCACGTGGAGGGAGCCGGCTCCTCGTCCGCGCGAGCGGTCAACGCCCGTTGCTGCGAGGCGCTGAGTGAGCTCACGTCCCAGATGCTCTCCGTGAGCCCCGAGGAACGTGGCAGTGCTCGCGAGCTGGCCGAGGCGCTGGAGGAGGCCGCGGACGAGGTTGGGCCAGAGGCGGATGTTCCGCTCTTCGTCTGGGAGGCGCCTCGGCTGGTGGCGGATGTTCCGCTCTTCGTCAGGCAGGCACCTCGGCTCGTGGAGGCAAGGGCCGCTCCCCGGCACACCGTGCGGCGAGCAACTGGGCGCACCCGGCGGCCCTGGTTCGTGGCAGCCAGCCTGGGAGCACTTGCGCTGGGAGCCGGGTGGCTGCTGGGCGTCCACTCCGGAGACGGGGCCGGGAAGGTGCACGCTTCAGTGCCCGAGGATGCGAGGGATGGCGGCGCGGTGGCCGTCGGGGACTCCGCACTGACAGCCCCGGTGTCTCTGAAGCGGACCCCCTTTGCTGGGCCGGCCATCGCCGAGGAGGTGCCGCCCCAGCCCGTCCCAGGACAGACCCGGCCGAATGCCCTTGGCCGCTGCCCCCAGTCTCAGGTTCCCATCAATGGTGGATGCTGGAAGAAGCTGGCTCTGGACGCGAAGGACTGCGGCGAGGGTGACATCGTCTACAAGGGAGCGTGTTACACGCCCGCCTACCCACCGCCGCGCCCGTCTACCTCGAGTCCAGCGGGTTGCCCTGACGACTGA
- a CDS encoding tetratricopeptide repeat protein: protein MMERNGREPWPPEVSEQMREVDRLRRSGRYASALVLIRQLAEKYPKQVRILSELGQTLGIWGGAPAEALVWYERVLELAPGHNTTRLHRALSLARLGRHEEAVADFDALVAGGYRKALVIHMKRAESLAALGRDVEAERDWTLAIEEDPVNPWLLQQRAGARARLGRLEEAVTDLTDALATQEGEDVDPELLRERGGLRARLGDGEGARADFEAGLAAFREGDSPGLLDELRAGLAESARR from the coding sequence ATGATGGAGCGGAACGGGCGCGAGCCGTGGCCTCCGGAAGTGTCCGAGCAGATGCGAGAGGTGGACCGGCTGCGCAGGAGCGGGCGGTACGCGTCGGCGCTCGTGCTCATCCGTCAGCTCGCGGAGAAGTACCCGAAACAGGTGCGCATCCTGAGCGAGCTGGGGCAGACGCTGGGTATCTGGGGCGGGGCTCCGGCGGAGGCGCTCGTCTGGTACGAGCGCGTGCTGGAATTGGCGCCCGGGCACAACACGACGCGGCTGCACCGGGCGTTGTCGCTGGCGCGGCTGGGGCGGCATGAGGAGGCGGTGGCGGACTTCGACGCGCTGGTGGCGGGGGGGTATCGCAAGGCGCTCGTCATCCACATGAAGCGCGCGGAGTCGCTGGCGGCGCTGGGGCGGGACGTGGAGGCGGAGCGGGACTGGACGCTGGCGATTGAGGAGGACCCGGTCAATCCGTGGCTGTTGCAGCAGCGTGCGGGGGCGCGGGCGCGGCTGGGACGGTTGGAGGAGGCGGTGACGGACCTCACGGACGCGCTCGCCACGCAGGAGGGCGAAGACGTGGACCCGGAGCTGCTGCGGGAGCGTGGGGGGCTGCGGGCGCGGCTGGGGGATGGGGAGGGTGCGCGGGCGGACTTCGAGGCGGGGCTCGCCGCGTTCCGTGAGGGGGATTCGCCCGGGCTGCTGGATGAATTGCGAGCGGGGCTCGCGGAGTCCGCACGCCGGTAG
- a CDS encoding acetyl-CoA hydrolase/transferase C-terminal domain-containing protein: MTATSSLKDRIENPELLARVVPVEEAVKHVSDGNTLAISGFTKSGEPKTFLPALAFHFSETAPHSRITLLTGASLSEDVEGPLAPFIRKRGPYMSSAASRRRIHAGEMDFTDVHLSAFARNLMYGFYGDVDVAVEVSRIRRNGSVILTSSVGISVEALTRAKKIVLEVNTSAPDYTGFHDIVVPAVHPHVGWPLPVVNVRDRIGSPYVEIDLSKVVAVVESRTPDHPVPFKPADETDKRIARNVIDFLLQCREQYGWGKRLPPIQSGVGNVANAIIGELYDSPFQKIRFWTEVFQDGMLRYVEDDAKFEYASSTAVSFSAEGRQRFLQMFERCRDRLVLRPMWLSNSPEIISRLFVIAMNTPIEVDIYGHVNSTHIDGSRIVNGLGGSGDFFRNAYLSIVHTPSTRRLKDGRTVSCVMPYVRHIDHTEHDIKCVVTEQGYALNMDIRSPKRRAQDIIERCAHPHFRPLLTAYLDMAGPGDEPRATDMQALNGWWRDYEVACRSFPAGG; encoded by the coding sequence ATGACCGCGACGAGCTCCCTGAAGGACCGCATCGAGAACCCGGAACTGCTGGCCAGGGTCGTCCCCGTCGAGGAGGCGGTGAAGCACGTCAGCGACGGCAACACCCTGGCCATCAGCGGCTTCACCAAGTCAGGGGAGCCGAAGACCTTCCTCCCGGCGCTCGCCTTTCACTTCTCCGAGACGGCGCCGCACTCGCGCATCACCCTGCTGACCGGCGCCTCGCTCTCCGAGGACGTGGAGGGCCCCCTGGCGCCCTTCATCCGCAAGCGCGGCCCGTACATGTCCTCGGCCGCCTCGCGCCGGCGCATCCACGCGGGGGAGATGGACTTCACGGACGTGCACCTGTCCGCCTTCGCGCGCAACCTCATGTACGGCTTCTACGGGGACGTCGACGTGGCGGTGGAGGTGTCCCGCATCCGTCGCAACGGCAGCGTCATCCTCACGTCGTCGGTGGGCATCAGCGTGGAGGCGCTCACCCGCGCGAAGAAGATTGTCCTGGAGGTGAACACCTCGGCGCCGGACTACACGGGCTTCCACGACATCGTCGTGCCAGCCGTGCATCCGCACGTGGGCTGGCCGCTGCCGGTGGTGAACGTGAGGGACCGCATCGGCAGCCCGTATGTGGAAATCGACCTGAGCAAGGTGGTGGCGGTGGTGGAGTCGCGCACGCCGGACCATCCGGTGCCCTTCAAGCCCGCGGACGAGACGGACAAGCGCATCGCGAGGAACGTCATCGACTTCCTGCTCCAGTGCCGGGAGCAGTACGGCTGGGGCAAGCGGCTGCCGCCCATCCAGTCCGGGGTGGGCAACGTGGCCAACGCCATCATCGGCGAGCTCTACGACTCGCCCTTCCAGAAGATCCGCTTCTGGACCGAGGTGTTCCAGGACGGGATGCTGCGCTACGTGGAGGACGACGCGAAGTTCGAGTACGCGTCCTCCACCGCGGTGTCCTTCTCCGCCGAGGGGCGCCAGCGCTTCCTCCAGATGTTCGAGCGCTGCCGGGACAGGCTGGTGCTGCGGCCCATGTGGCTGTCGAACAGCCCGGAAATCATCTCCCGGCTGTTCGTCATCGCGATGAACACGCCCATTGAGGTGGACATCTACGGGCACGTGAATTCCACGCACATCGACGGCTCGCGCATCGTCAACGGGCTGGGGGGCTCTGGGGATTTCTTCCGCAATGCCTACCTGAGCATCGTCCACACGCCGTCCACGCGCAGGCTGAAGGACGGGCGGACGGTGAGCTGTGTGATGCCGTACGTGCGGCACATCGACCACACGGAGCACGACATCAAGTGCGTCGTCACGGAGCAGGGGTACGCGCTCAACATGGACATCCGCTCGCCGAAGCGGCGGGCGCAGGACATCATCGAGCGCTGCGCGCACCCGCACTTCCGACCGCTGCTCACCGCATACCTGGACATGGCGGGCCCCGGGGACGAGCCGCGCGCCACGGACATGCAGGCGCTGAACGGCTGGTGGCGGGACTATGAAGTCGCATGCCGCTCCTTCCCCGCCGGTGGATGA